One Kitasatospora sp. NBC_01266 genomic window carries:
- a CDS encoding SCO6880 family protein, with translation MSSEPLGQYGGQYAQSYVQQRRTYLIGKARPNAPIGRNRESGEILLIIFGAFLGMIWGLLMPILVLKIVGLVGFPVLAIAAVYVPYRRRTFYKWVEINRSYRRTVRSGRAVWQSTAMDAGTRFDGREIEVGPPPGVGRLRWLSAPFGPDEVAVLMHLERRTVTAAIEIEGPGVGLRDSEDQEALVDRFGTLLKHVANGDGFVTRLQILARTLPADPDAHAKDVERRGDHQAPRWLQDSYDQLQSMVSTSSEQHRAYLVACMQYNRDLAAEAHAMGRSAYDKRTADKRAGDQGTRDDDGLAAVMARELTDICARLAEADIRVRQPLGQARLSSLLHSMYDPDHPIDHLQAMSRRNAWPAELDATHPQYLAAKTRESTTREPWCHATAWIKEWPLTPVGVNFLAPLLVHTPDVIRTVAVTMDLEPTDVAIERMLTEKTNDEAEASRAAKMNRTVDPRDLAHTGRVDQRGDDLASGAAGVNLVGYITVSSRSPEALARDKRTIRASAGKSYLKLEWCDREHHRAFVNTLPFATGIRR, from the coding sequence TTGAGCAGCGAACCGCTCGGCCAGTACGGGGGGCAGTACGCCCAGAGTTACGTCCAGCAGCGCCGCACCTACCTGATCGGCAAGGCCCGGCCGAACGCGCCGATCGGGCGCAACCGGGAGTCCGGGGAGATCCTGCTGATCATCTTCGGCGCCTTCCTGGGCATGATCTGGGGCCTGCTGATGCCGATCCTGGTGCTGAAGATCGTCGGCCTGGTCGGCTTCCCGGTGCTGGCGATCGCCGCGGTCTACGTCCCGTACCGGCGCCGGACCTTCTACAAGTGGGTGGAGATCAACCGCAGCTACCGCCGCACCGTGCGCAGCGGCCGGGCCGTGTGGCAGTCCACCGCGATGGACGCCGGCACCCGGTTCGACGGCCGCGAGATCGAGGTCGGCCCGCCCCCGGGGGTGGGCCGGCTGCGCTGGCTGAGCGCGCCGTTCGGGCCGGACGAGGTCGCGGTGCTGATGCACCTGGAGCGGCGCACGGTCACCGCGGCGATCGAGATCGAGGGGCCGGGCGTGGGTCTGCGCGACTCCGAGGACCAGGAGGCGCTGGTCGACCGGTTCGGCACGCTGCTCAAGCATGTCGCCAACGGGGACGGCTTCGTGACCCGGCTGCAGATCCTGGCCCGGACGCTGCCCGCCGACCCGGACGCGCACGCCAAGGACGTCGAGCGGCGCGGCGACCACCAGGCGCCGCGCTGGCTGCAGGACTCCTACGACCAGCTGCAGTCGATGGTCTCCACCTCCTCCGAGCAGCACCGGGCCTATCTGGTCGCCTGCATGCAGTACAACCGCGACCTGGCCGCCGAGGCGCACGCGATGGGCCGCAGCGCCTACGACAAGCGAACCGCGGACAAGCGGGCCGGTGACCAGGGCACCCGGGACGACGACGGCCTGGCGGCCGTGATGGCGCGTGAGCTGACCGACATCTGCGCGCGGTTGGCCGAGGCCGACATCAGGGTGCGGCAGCCGCTGGGCCAGGCCAGGCTCTCCTCGCTGCTGCACTCGATGTACGACCCGGACCACCCGATCGACCACCTCCAGGCGATGAGCCGGCGCAACGCCTGGCCGGCCGAGCTGGACGCCACCCACCCGCAGTACCTGGCGGCCAAGACCCGCGAGTCGACCACCCGCGAGCCCTGGTGCCACGCCACCGCCTGGATCAAGGAGTGGCCGCTCACCCCGGTGGGCGTCAACTTCCTGGCCCCGCTGCTGGTCCACACCCCCGACGTGATCCGCACGGTGGCCGTCACCATGGACCTGGAGCCCACCGACGTGGCGATCGAGCGGATGCTCACCGAGAAGACCAACGACGAGGCCGAGGCCAGCCGGGCCGCCAAGATGAACCGCACGGTCGACCCGCGCGACCTGGCCCACACCGGCCGGGTCGACCAGCGCGGCGACGACCTGGCCTCCGGCGCCGCCGGCGTCAACCTGGTCGGCTACATCACCGTCTCCTCGCGCAGCCCCGAGGCGCTGGCCCGGGACAAGCGGACCATCCGGGCCTCGGCCGGCAAGAGCTACCTCAAGCTGGAGTGGTGCGACCGCGAGCACCACCGGGCGTTCGTCAACACCCTGCCGTTCGCCACCGGCATCCGCCGCTGA
- a CDS encoding ATP-binding protein, giving the protein MAIGNLSDAFTSLMFGKVETTRLPVRTSTGQAQAVYLPTAAPGLGDSGVIIGREVYSGKGYVYDPFQLYGQQLPAPHWLVLGESGNGKSALEKTYVLRQLRFRDRQVVVLDAQGEDGVGEWNLIADALGIKSVRLDPMAARDGGVKLNPLDPAITTTGQLSLLRTIIEVAMGRSLEERAGFALKAAHAHVRATVTDRQPILGDIIDTLRRPDLSSVESLGVDPQEVQSWGLDVALVLDRLVDGDLRGMFDGSTTDGIDLDAPLIVFDLSHIDRNSIAMPILMAIVGVWLEHTWIRPDRRKRIFLVEEAWHIINSPFVAQLFQRLLKFGRRLGLSFVAVVHHLSDVVDGAAAKEASAILKMASTRTIYMQKADEARATGRVLGLPRWAVEIIPTLSPGIAVWDVNGNVQVVKHIITDTERPLVYTDRAMTEDAVAERIRAERQLAAEPGV; this is encoded by the coding sequence ATGGCGATTGGCAATCTCTCCGACGCCTTCACCAGCCTGATGTTCGGCAAGGTGGAGACCACCCGGCTGCCGGTGCGTACCTCCACCGGCCAGGCCCAGGCGGTCTACCTGCCCACCGCCGCCCCGGGGTTGGGCGACTCCGGGGTGATCATCGGCCGCGAGGTCTACAGCGGCAAGGGGTACGTCTACGACCCGTTCCAGCTCTACGGCCAGCAGCTGCCCGCGCCGCACTGGCTGGTCCTCGGCGAGTCCGGCAACGGCAAGTCGGCGCTGGAGAAGACCTATGTGCTGCGCCAGTTGAGGTTCCGCGACCGCCAGGTGGTGGTGCTGGACGCGCAGGGTGAGGACGGCGTCGGCGAGTGGAACCTGATCGCCGACGCGCTGGGCATAAAGTCCGTGCGGCTGGACCCGATGGCGGCCCGGGACGGCGGGGTGAAGCTCAACCCGCTGGATCCGGCGATCACCACCACCGGCCAGCTCTCGCTGCTGCGCACCATCATCGAGGTGGCGATGGGACGCAGCCTGGAGGAGCGGGCCGGCTTCGCGCTGAAGGCCGCGCACGCCCATGTGCGGGCCACGGTGACGGACCGCCAGCCGATCCTGGGCGACATCATCGACACCCTGCGCCGCCCCGACCTGTCCTCGGTGGAGTCGCTGGGCGTGGACCCGCAGGAGGTGCAGTCCTGGGGGTTGGACGTCGCGCTGGTGCTGGACCGACTGGTCGACGGCGACCTGCGCGGCATGTTCGACGGCTCGACCACGGACGGCATCGACCTGGACGCGCCGCTGATCGTCTTCGACCTCTCGCACATCGACCGCAACTCGATCGCGATGCCGATCCTGATGGCCATCGTCGGCGTCTGGCTGGAGCACACCTGGATCCGCCCCGACCGCAGGAAGCGCATCTTCCTGGTCGAGGAGGCCTGGCACATCATCAACAGCCCCTTCGTCGCCCAGCTCTTCCAGCGGCTGCTCAAGTTCGGCCGCCGGCTCGGCCTGTCCTTCGTCGCCGTGGTCCACCACCTGTCCGACGTGGTGGACGGCGCGGCGGCGAAGGAGGCCTCGGCGATCCTCAAGATGGCCTCCACCCGGACCATCTACATGCAGAAGGCCGACGAGGCCAGAGCCACCGGACGGGTGCTCGGCCTGCCCCGGTGGGCCGTGGAGATCATCCCGACCCTCTCCCCGGGCATCGCGGTCTGGGACGTCAACGGCAATGTCCAGGTGGTCAAGCACATCATCACCGACACCGAGCGCCCGCTGGTCTACACCGACCGCGCGATGACCGAGGACGCGGTCGCCGAACGGATCCGCGCGGAGCGGCAGCTGGCGGCCGAGCCGGGGGTCTGA
- a CDS encoding HAMP domain-containing sensor histidine kinase codes for MARQRGQGRVAGWYHGRSLRSRLAILASVAVALAIALCSVAAWFIVRDKLYDLPRAQLKSYAPLSPFPPRQNSDYLACGSTPAAAATQLAQINSRAQATGQARPPAGGAWNYQLLSSDGSQNCLVAGEAAKPISVHPDYLDALNLPDHQVQIRFGSYADGSPAMIRLNRTSLAVNGVPTTFVLITATPLSSVDSSLRELALLLVGVAAIGVAVAGVTGRVVARAALKPVDDLTDAVEHIARTEEVGTTIPVHGSDEIARLAGSFNSMSTALANSRDLQTRLIADAGHELRTPLTSLRTTVDLLIRSDETGRPLPPDTKTKLLGNMKAQMQELTVLIGDLLQLSRPDTPRPGQNVATVAFHEIAQRAVDRGKLRGPGLVFNVALDPWYVRADAAALERAVMNLLDNAVKYSPPGGAIDVALHEGRLTVRDHGPGIPADELKYVFDRFWRSPGSRQLPGSGLGLSIVAQTIQDSGGQVALGPAQDGGPGALAVVRLPGVPEQPETVPPVLPRD; via the coding sequence GTGGCAAGGCAACGGGGGCAGGGGCGCGTGGCGGGCTGGTACCACGGGAGATCACTGCGGAGCCGGCTGGCGATCCTGGCCTCGGTCGCGGTGGCGCTGGCGATCGCGCTCTGCTCGGTGGCGGCCTGGTTCATCGTCCGGGACAAGCTGTACGACCTGCCGCGAGCCCAGCTGAAGAGCTACGCGCCGCTCAGCCCCTTCCCGCCCAGGCAGAACAGCGACTACCTGGCCTGCGGCAGCACACCAGCCGCCGCGGCCACCCAGCTGGCCCAGATCAACTCCCGGGCGCAGGCCACCGGCCAGGCACGACCACCGGCCGGCGGCGCGTGGAACTACCAGTTGCTCAGCTCGGACGGCTCCCAGAACTGCCTGGTCGCCGGCGAGGCGGCCAAGCCGATCAGCGTGCATCCGGACTACCTCGACGCGCTGAACCTGCCCGATCATCAGGTCCAGATCCGGTTCGGCAGCTACGCTGACGGATCCCCGGCGATGATCCGGCTGAACCGCACCTCTCTCGCGGTGAACGGGGTCCCCACGACGTTCGTGCTGATCACCGCCACCCCGCTGTCCAGCGTGGACAGCTCGCTGCGCGAACTCGCCCTGTTGCTGGTCGGCGTGGCCGCCATCGGAGTCGCCGTCGCCGGCGTCACCGGCCGCGTCGTCGCCCGCGCCGCGCTGAAGCCGGTGGACGACCTCACCGACGCCGTGGAGCACATCGCCCGCACCGAGGAGGTCGGCACCACCATCCCGGTGCACGGCAGCGACGAGATCGCCCGGCTGGCCGGCTCCTTCAACTCCATGAGCACCGCGCTGGCCAACTCCCGCGACCTGCAGACCCGGCTGATCGCCGACGCCGGACACGAGCTGCGCACCCCGCTCACCTCGCTGCGCACCACGGTCGACCTGCTGATCCGCAGCGACGAGACCGGCCGGCCGCTGCCCCCGGACACCAAGACCAAGCTGCTCGGCAATATGAAGGCGCAGATGCAGGAGCTGACCGTGCTGATCGGCGACCTGCTGCAGCTCTCCAGACCGGACACGCCGCGCCCCGGGCAGAACGTGGCCACCGTCGCCTTCCACGAGATCGCCCAGCGGGCCGTCGACCGCGGCAAGCTCCGCGGCCCCGGACTGGTCTTCAACGTCGCGCTGGACCCCTGGTACGTCCGGGCGGACGCCGCCGCGCTGGAGCGGGCGGTGATGAACCTGCTGGACAACGCGGTCAAGTACAGCCCGCCCGGCGGTGCCATCGACGTCGCCCTGCACGAGGGCCGGCTCACCGTGCGCGACCACGGGCCCGGTATCCCGGCCGACGAGCTGAAGTACGTCTTCGACCGGTTCTGGCGCTCGCCGGGCTCCCGGCAGCTGCCCGGCTCGGGCCTCGGACTGTCGATCGTGGCGCAGACCATCCAGGACTCGGGCGGCCAGGTCGCGCTGGGCCCGGCGCAGGACGGCGGCCCCGGCGCCCTGGCGGTGGTCCGGCTGCCCGGCGTGCCCGAGCAGCCGGAGACCGTGCCGCCGGTGCTGCCGCGCGACTGA
- a CDS encoding response regulator transcription factor produces the protein MTPPADDRTPAEQPATARLLVVDDEPALRDALESSLAFEGYEVTTATDGYEALEAVERDQPDLVLLDIMMPRMDGLTAVRRMRSRGDTAPVLMLTARDAVGDRVTGLDVGADDYLAKPFELDELLARVRALLRRNALATEAAARATAVEDDSEVLAFADLRMNTATREVTRDGRPVELTRTEFMLLEMFLAHPRQVLTREQILKAVWGFDFEPSSNSLDVYVMYLRRKTEQGGMPRLIQTVRGVGYALRAPSTTTTG, from the coding sequence ATGACTCCCCCCGCCGACGACCGCACCCCTGCCGAGCAGCCGGCCACCGCCCGCCTGCTCGTGGTCGACGACGAGCCCGCACTGCGGGACGCCCTGGAGAGCAGCCTCGCCTTCGAAGGCTACGAGGTCACCACCGCCACGGACGGTTACGAGGCGCTGGAGGCCGTCGAACGCGACCAGCCCGACCTGGTGCTGCTCGACATCATGATGCCCCGGATGGACGGCCTCACCGCGGTGCGCCGGATGCGCTCGCGCGGGGACACCGCCCCCGTCCTGATGCTCACCGCCCGCGACGCCGTCGGGGACCGGGTCACCGGCCTGGACGTCGGCGCGGACGACTATCTCGCCAAGCCCTTCGAGCTCGACGAGCTCCTCGCCCGGGTCCGCGCCCTGCTGCGCCGCAACGCCCTGGCCACCGAGGCCGCGGCCCGGGCCACCGCGGTGGAGGACGACAGCGAGGTGCTGGCCTTCGCCGACCTGCGGATGAACACCGCGACCCGGGAGGTGACCCGCGACGGGCGGCCGGTGGAGCTGACCCGCACCGAGTTCATGCTGCTGGAGATGTTCCTGGCGCACCCGCGCCAGGTGCTCACCCGGGAGCAGATCCTCAAGGCGGTCTGGGGCTTCGACTTCGAGCCCTCCTCCAACTCGCTGGACGTCTATGTGATGTACCTGCGGCGCAAGACCGAGCAGGGCGGGATGCCGCGCCTGATCCAGACCGTGCGCGGCGTCGGCTACGCACTGCGCGCGCCGAGCACGACCACCACCGGCTGA
- a CDS encoding S1C family serine protease, giving the protein MSDQYRTTADESGSDLPPKPAGAPTAHQDYPMAPAPAVAHFDYTQGAYAAEPQGTPAGGGEPPYYGPPPTLPGEQPEPVGPSHRARNGFLRGRLALVTAVAAVAAVLGGLAGGAVADARHSSTTASSTTLVSPVSAKSDGTADVAAIAAAVSPSVVQIDVQSNSGTSTGTGVILTASGQILTNYHVISSAVTDGGTITVTYQNGTKTSGSITGTDKSLDVAVITASGASGLPTATLGDSDAMAVGDPVVAIGNPDGLTGTVTSGIISAKNRQVTVQVDEGSTRGNGGFGFPYFPGYSGRSSSATSSDTATYSALQTDAALNPGNSGGPLINSAGQVIGIDSAMYSGSGSSSSSSQAGSVGLGFAIPINAVKQVLPKMQAGQTL; this is encoded by the coding sequence ATGAGCGACCAGTACCGCACCACCGCAGATGAGTCGGGGTCCGACCTCCCGCCGAAGCCGGCCGGAGCACCCACCGCTCACCAGGACTACCCGATGGCGCCGGCCCCGGCCGTGGCCCACTTCGACTACACCCAGGGCGCCTACGCCGCCGAGCCCCAGGGCACCCCGGCCGGCGGCGGCGAGCCGCCGTACTACGGCCCGCCGCCCACCCTGCCCGGCGAGCAGCCCGAACCGGTCGGCCCCTCGCACCGGGCCCGCAACGGCTTCCTGCGCGGCCGGCTCGCCCTGGTCACCGCCGTCGCGGCGGTCGCCGCGGTGCTCGGCGGACTGGCCGGCGGCGCCGTCGCCGACGCCCGGCACAGCAGCACCACCGCCAGCTCGACCACCCTGGTCAGCCCGGTCTCCGCGAAGTCCGACGGCACCGCCGACGTCGCCGCGATCGCCGCCGCCGTCTCGCCCAGCGTGGTGCAGATCGACGTCCAGTCGAACAGCGGCACCTCCACCGGTACCGGTGTGATCCTCACCGCGAGCGGGCAGATCCTCACCAACTACCACGTGATCTCCAGCGCCGTGACCGACGGCGGCACGATCACCGTCACCTACCAGAACGGCACCAAGACCTCGGGCAGCATCACCGGCACCGACAAGTCGCTGGACGTCGCGGTGATCACCGCGAGCGGTGCCAGCGGGCTCCCCACCGCCACGCTCGGCGACTCCGACGCGATGGCCGTCGGCGACCCGGTGGTGGCCATCGGCAACCCCGACGGGCTGACCGGCACCGTCACCTCCGGCATCATCAGTGCCAAGAACCGCCAGGTCACCGTCCAGGTGGACGAGGGCAGCACGCGCGGCAACGGCGGCTTCGGCTTCCCCTACTTCCCGGGCTACAGCGGCCGCTCGAGCAGCGCGACCTCCTCGGACACCGCCACCTACTCCGCCCTGCAGACCGACGCCGCGCTCAACCCGGGCAACTCCGGCGGTCCGCTGATCAACTCCGCCGGCCAGGTGATCGGCATCGACTCCGCGATGTACTCCGGCAGCGGCAGCAGCTCCAGCAGCAGCCAGGCCGGCAGCGTCGGCCTCGGTTTCGCCATCCCGATCAACGCCGTCAAGCAGGTCCTGCCGAAGATGCAGGCCGGTCAGACGCTGTAG
- a CDS encoding LacI family DNA-binding transcriptional regulator: MAKVTRDDVARLAGTSTAVVSYVINDGPRPVAPATKERVLAAIEQLGYRPNSVAQAMASRRTNLIGMIVPDARQPFFAEMAHAVERAASDRGKLVLMGNSDYADDREMHYIQAFLGMRVSGLILVSQGAPQRAAKEFAAMEGAKVVLLHRRPDAIDDVSVVTDDVGGAELVVRHLLEVHGHPYVACFGGPVDTPAPGDPVIDHVEGWQRAMDAHELPADQHLIDAPFHRYGAYEVALELLRSEHRPPAIFCSTDDQAIGVLRAARELGLRVPHDLAVAGFDDIPEAALADPPLTTVASEREAMARAAVDLVLDDSLMVPGSETERVRKFPSRLVVRRSCGCGGDSDQR, encoded by the coding sequence GTGGCCAAGGTGACGCGCGACGATGTAGCCCGACTGGCTGGGACCTCGACCGCGGTCGTCAGCTACGTCATCAACGACGGACCGCGCCCTGTCGCGCCCGCGACCAAGGAACGGGTGCTCGCCGCGATCGAGCAGCTCGGCTACCGGCCGAACAGCGTCGCGCAGGCGATGGCCTCCCGGCGGACCAACCTGATCGGCATGATCGTGCCGGACGCCCGCCAGCCGTTCTTCGCCGAGATGGCGCACGCGGTCGAACGGGCCGCCTCCGACCGCGGCAAGCTCGTGCTGATGGGCAACTCGGACTACGCCGACGACCGCGAGATGCACTACATCCAGGCCTTCCTCGGCATGCGGGTCTCCGGTCTGATCCTGGTCAGCCAGGGCGCCCCGCAGCGCGCGGCCAAGGAGTTCGCGGCGATGGAGGGCGCCAAGGTGGTGCTGCTGCACCGCCGGCCCGACGCGATCGACGACGTCTCGGTGGTCACCGACGACGTGGGCGGCGCCGAACTGGTGGTGCGCCACCTGCTGGAGGTGCACGGTCACCCGTACGTCGCCTGCTTCGGCGGCCCGGTGGACACCCCCGCGCCCGGCGACCCGGTGATCGACCACGTCGAGGGCTGGCAGCGGGCGATGGACGCGCACGAGCTGCCCGCCGACCAGCACCTGATCGACGCCCCCTTCCACCGCTACGGCGCCTACGAGGTGGCACTGGAGCTGCTGCGCTCGGAGCACCGGCCACCGGCCATCTTCTGCTCCACCGACGACCAGGCGATCGGCGTGCTGCGGGCCGCCCGCGAGCTGGGCCTGCGGGTGCCGCACGACCTCGCGGTCGCGGGCTTCGACGACATCCCCGAGGCGGCGCTGGCCGACCCGCCGCTGACCACGGTGGCCAGCGAGCGCGAGGCGATGGCGCGCGCGGCGGTGGACCTGGTGCTGGACGACTCGCTGATGGTGCCGGGCTCCGAGACCGAGCGGGTCCGCAAGTTCCCGTCCCGGCTCGTGGTGCGGCGCTCCTGCGGCTGCGGCGGCGACAGCGACCAGCGGTGA
- a CDS encoding response regulator transcription factor, whose amino-acid sequence MSSLLLLTNALQPSAEVLPALGLLLHQVRVAPAEGSALVDTPSAEVILVDGRRDLPQIRSLCQLLRSTGVSAPLILVVTEGGLAAVTAEWGIDDVLLDTAGPAEVEARLRLAMGRQQQSQVDDSPMEIRNGDLSVDEATYSAKIKGRVLDLTFKEFELLKYLAQHPGRVFTRAQLLQEVWGYDYFGGTRTVDVHVRRLRAKLGVEHEQLIGTVRNVGYRFVVPSQGEKADRGAAETQAQPVGRGLPG is encoded by the coding sequence ATGAGTTCTCTCCTCCTGCTCACCAACGCACTGCAGCCGTCGGCGGAGGTGCTGCCGGCCCTCGGGCTGCTGCTGCACCAGGTGCGGGTGGCCCCGGCCGAGGGATCGGCACTGGTCGACACCCCCAGTGCCGAGGTGATACTGGTCGACGGCCGGCGCGACCTGCCGCAGATCCGCAGCCTGTGCCAGCTGCTGCGGTCCACCGGTGTGAGCGCCCCGCTGATCCTGGTGGTCACCGAGGGCGGCCTGGCCGCCGTCACCGCCGAGTGGGGCATCGACGACGTCCTGCTGGACACCGCGGGGCCGGCCGAGGTGGAGGCCAGACTGCGGCTCGCGATGGGCCGCCAGCAGCAGTCCCAGGTGGACGACAGCCCGATGGAGATCCGCAACGGCGACCTCTCAGTGGATGAGGCGACCTACTCCGCCAAGATCAAGGGCCGGGTGCTCGACCTCACCTTCAAGGAGTTCGAGCTGCTCAAGTACCTCGCCCAGCACCCGGGCCGGGTCTTCACCCGGGCCCAGCTGCTGCAGGAGGTCTGGGGCTACGACTACTTCGGCGGCACCCGCACGGTGGACGTCCACGTGCGGCGGCTGCGGGCCAAGCTCGGCGTCGAGCACGAGCAGCTGATCGGCACCGTGCGCAACGTCGGCTACCGCTTCGTGGTCCCCTCGCAGGGCGAGAAGGCCGACCGCGGCGCGGCCGAGACCCAGGCGCAGCCGGTCGGCCGCGGCCTGCCCGGCTGA
- a CDS encoding MoaD/ThiS family protein, with amino-acid sequence MTASTEPSPGLRPGGTSTAVVTGTIRYWAAAKAEAGIAEEPYRAASLAQALEQAKERHADRPRFVRLLDICSYLVDSEPVGGRDRTQVSLTEGGAIEVLPPFAGG; translated from the coding sequence ATGACCGCGAGCACCGAACCGTCCCCGGGCCTCCGGCCGGGAGGGACCTCCACAGCCGTGGTGACCGGAACCATCCGCTACTGGGCCGCCGCCAAGGCCGAGGCGGGCATCGCGGAGGAGCCGTACCGGGCGGCCAGCCTGGCCCAGGCGCTGGAGCAGGCCAAGGAGCGGCACGCCGACCGCCCGAGGTTTGTCCGCCTGCTGGACATCTGCTCCTACCTGGTGGACAGCGAGCCGGTCGGCGGCCGGGACCGCACCCAGGTGTCGCTGACCGAGGGCGGCGCCATCGAGGTGCTGCCGCCCTTCGCGGGGGGCTGA
- a CDS encoding LmeA family phospholipid-binding protein, with protein MRTWIKAAIAVLVLAGLLVGADRIAVVVAQGQAADKLAGRQGITGKPSVSIGDFPFLTDLISRKVGSVRLSGVGVQLNGGGSTFQLDDFSADLKGVQVSSDYKSATVDSGTGTGLVSYQEVHSLLGLDPSIALGYGGPGLVKVTGVLFGQKLSTTVKLRTDGDTVGVDSVGALPGLGALPGVGQLVNSQLGSRNFTLQGSMPVGLRLQQVVPQSGGLDLTFQGSHVQLID; from the coding sequence ATGCGGACCTGGATCAAAGCGGCCATCGCCGTCCTGGTGCTGGCCGGGCTGCTGGTCGGCGCCGACCGGATCGCGGTGGTGGTCGCGCAGGGCCAGGCGGCGGACAAGCTGGCGGGCCGGCAGGGGATCACCGGCAAGCCCTCGGTCTCGATCGGCGACTTCCCCTTCCTGACCGACCTGATCAGCCGGAAGGTCGGCAGCGTCCGCCTCTCGGGCGTCGGGGTGCAGCTGAACGGTGGCGGCAGCACCTTCCAACTGGACGACTTCTCGGCCGATCTGAAGGGCGTTCAGGTCTCCAGCGACTACAAGTCGGCGACCGTCGACTCGGGTACCGGCACCGGGCTGGTCAGCTACCAGGAGGTACACAGCCTGCTCGGCCTGGACCCGAGCATCGCGCTCGGCTACGGCGGCCCCGGCCTGGTGAAGGTCACCGGGGTGCTCTTCGGGCAGAAGCTCAGCACCACCGTGAAGCTGCGCACCGACGGTGACACGGTCGGCGTGGACAGCGTCGGCGCACTGCCCGGACTGGGCGCGCTGCCGGGCGTCGGCCAGCTGGTCAACTCGCAGCTCGGCTCGCGGAACTTCACCCTCCAGGGCAGCATGCCGGTCGGTCTGCGGCTGCAGCAGGTCGTCCCGCAGTCCGGCGGGCTGGACCTCACCTTCCAGGGCAGCCACGTTCAGCTGATCGACTGA
- a CDS encoding putative leader peptide, protein MKRQADLTKRRAVDLCRVSACLCRKR, encoded by the coding sequence ATGAAGCGACAGGCGGACCTCACGAAGCGGCGGGCGGTAGACCTCTGCCGCGTGTCTGCCTGCCTGTGTCGCAAGCGCTGA
- a CDS encoding sulfurtransferase produces the protein MSRSDVLVDADWVQAHLDDEKVVLVEVDEDTSAYDKNHIKNAVRIDWKKDLQDPVRRDFVDQAGFEALLSAKGIANDDTVVLYGGNNNWFASYAFWYFKLYGHGDVRLLDGGRKKWELDSRDLVDGSEVPSRPATDYRAQAQNTAIRAFRDDVVAAIGSKNLVDVRSPDEFSGRLLAPAHLPQEQSQRPGHVPSARNIPWSKNANDDGTFKSDDELRALYVQEGVDLSQDTIAYCRIGERSALTWFVLHELLGQASVRNYDGSWTEYGSLVGVPIEIGA, from the coding sequence ATGAGCCGCAGCGACGTCCTGGTCGACGCCGACTGGGTCCAGGCCCACCTGGACGACGAGAAGGTCGTGCTCGTCGAGGTGGACGAGGACACCTCCGCGTACGACAAGAACCACATCAAGAACGCCGTCCGGATCGACTGGAAGAAGGACCTCCAGGACCCGGTCCGCCGCGACTTCGTCGACCAGGCCGGCTTCGAGGCGCTGCTCAGCGCCAAGGGCATCGCCAACGACGACACCGTCGTCCTCTACGGCGGCAACAACAACTGGTTCGCCTCCTACGCGTTCTGGTACTTCAAGCTCTACGGCCACGGCGACGTCCGCCTGCTGGACGGCGGTCGCAAGAAGTGGGAGCTGGACTCCCGCGACCTGGTCGACGGCTCCGAGGTCCCCAGCCGCCCGGCCACCGACTACCGCGCCCAGGCCCAGAACACCGCGATCCGCGCCTTCCGCGACGACGTGGTCGCCGCGATCGGCAGCAAGAACCTGGTCGACGTGCGCTCGCCCGACGAGTTCTCCGGCCGCCTGCTCGCCCCGGCCCACCTGCCGCAGGAGCAGTCGCAGCGCCCCGGCCACGTGCCGAGCGCCCGCAACATCCCGTGGTCGAAGAACGCCAACGACGACGGCACCTTCAAGTCGGACGACGAGCTGCGCGCGCTCTACGTGCAGGAGGGCGTGGACCTGTCCCAGGACACCATCGCCTACTGCCGGATCGGCGAGCGCTCCGCGCTCACCTGGTTCGTGCTGCACGAGCTGCTCGGTCAGGCGAGCGTCCGGAACTACGACGGTTCGTGGACCGAGTACGGCAGCCTGGTCGGCGTGCCGATCGAAATCGGCGCCTGA
- a CDS encoding DUF1416 domain-containing protein translates to MCGAKAGGPDLAGVDVANETIIQGSVTRDGEPVNGYVRLLDAGGEFTAEVPTSATGQFRFFAAPGSWTVRALVPGATVDRKVVASQGALTEVPIAV, encoded by the coding sequence ATGTGTGGTGCGAAGGCCGGCGGCCCGGACCTGGCAGGAGTTGACGTGGCGAACGAGACGATCATCCAGGGTTCGGTGACCCGCGACGGTGAGCCGGTCAACGGCTACGTGCGGCTGCTGGACGCGGGCGGCGAGTTCACCGCCGAGGTGCCCACCTCGGCCACCGGGCAGTTCCGCTTCTTCGCGGCCCCCGGCAGCTGGACCGTGCGCGCGCTGGTGCCGGGCGCGACCGTGGACCGCAAGGTGGTCGCCTCCCAGGGCGCGCTGACCGAGGTCCCGATCGCGGTCTGA